One Gossypium raimondii isolate GPD5lz chromosome 3, ASM2569854v1, whole genome shotgun sequence genomic window carries:
- the LOC105797349 gene encoding protein MIZU-KUSSEI 1 gives MPPPLQSSLYFPMDNPTILSLLHPTPGEKHKSSSNGGGLLRMFKLFPMLTSGCKMGKPRRKPLLNHTAATCTIFGYRKGRVFLAIQADPNCVPMIVIELPMLTSVLQKEMESDMVRIALESETKTHKKKLLEEFVWAVYCNGRKMGYSIRKKHLCDDELHVTQLLRGVSTGAGVLPTLNHKESSDGELTYMRARFERVVGSKDSEALHMINPDGAPGPELSIFFLRSY, from the coding sequence ATGCCACCACCACTTCAGTCTAGTCTATATTTCCCAATGGACAATCCAACAATACTGTCTTTACTCCACCCTACTCCCGGAGAGAAGCACAAAAGTTCCAGTAATGGTGGCGGTCTCCTGCGTATGTTTAAGCTTTTCCCTATGCTAACCTCAGGTTGCAAGATGGGAAAACCCCGCCGGAAGCCTTTGTTGAACCATACTGCTGCAACATGTACAATTTTTGGGTATCGTAAAGGCCGAGTTTTCTTAGCAATACAAGCTGATCCCAATTGTGTGCCAATGATTGTGATCGAGCTACCGATGCTCACCAGCGTACTGCAAAAGGAAATGGAATCTGACATGGTCAGGATAGCACTAGAGAGTGAGACCAAGACTCATAAAAAGAAACTGTTGGAGGAGTTTGTATGGGCAGTGTACTGTAATGGAAGAAAGATGGGTTACTCTATCAGGAAGAAACATTTGTGTGACGACGAGCTTCATGTTACGCAGCTTTTGCGAGGGGTGTCAACCGGTGCAGGCGTCCTTCCAACCCTAAATCACAAGGAAAGTAGCGATGGAGAATTAACCTACATGAGAGCAAGGTTTGAGAGGGTGGTGGGTTCAAAGGACTCGGAAGCTCTACACATGATTAACCCAGATGGTGCACCTGGTCCTGAACTAAGTATTTTCTTTCTAAGATCTTATTAG